The Streptomyces achromogenes DNA segment CGCACGCCGCCGGGGACGGGCTCGACGAAGCCCGGGGTGGCGAGCACCTTGCGGCGGAAGTTGGGCCGGTCGAGGCCGGTCCCCCACACCGTCTCGTAGACCTGCTGGAGCTCCCCGAGGGTGAACTCGGGCGGGCAGAAGGCCGTCGCGAGACAGGTGTACTCGAACTTGGCACCGACCCGGTCGTGGGCGTCCGCCAGGATCCGGTCGTGGTCGAAGGCGAGCGGCCGGGCGTCGTCGTACGGCTGCCAGCGCGCCTGTGCCGCGTCGCCGCCGCCCGTCGGCTCGGGCGCGTGGGGCAGCAGGGCCGCGAAGGCGACGGAGACGACCCGCATACGGGGGTCGCGGCCGGGCTCGCTGTAGGTGCGCAGCTGCTCCAGGTGCAGTCCGGAGACGTCCTTCAGGCCGGTCTCCTCGGCGAGTTCGCGGCGGGCGGCCGTCTCCGCGGACTCGTCCGGCAGCACGAAACCGCCGGGCAGCGCCCACCGGCCGGCGTACGGCTCCTGGCCGCGCTCGACGAGCAGCACGTGCAGGGCGCCCGCGCGGAGCGTGAGGACGGCGAGATCGACGGTGACCGCGAAGGGCTCGTAGGCGTGCTTGTCGTAGGCGCGCCGGTCGCCGGCGTCCCGGTCATCGGCGTCCCCGTTGGTGGCGTCCTCGTCGTGGCCCCGCATGACGAACACCCCCTTTTAATAGTCATCACGACTATAAAAAGGGGGTGTCGTCCCGCACAAGCCCCGGGGTCCGGGATTCGCGTCCTAGAGGTCGACTTCCTGCATCAGCATGCCGACCTCGGTGTTGGACAGCCGGCGCAGCCAGCCCGACTTCTGGTCGCCCAGGGTGATCGGGCCGAAGGCGACGCGCACCAGCTTGTCGACGGGGAAGCCGGCCTCGGCCAGCATCCGGCGCACGATGTGCTTGCGGCCCTCGTGCAGGGTCACCTCGACCAGGTAGTTCTTGCCGGTCTGCTCGACGACCCGGAAGTGGTCCGCCTTCGCGTACCCGTCCTCCAACTGGATGCCGTCCTTGAGCTTCTTGCCCAGGTCACGCGGGATGGGGCCCACGATGTGCGCGAGGTAGACCTTCTTCACGCCGTACTTGGGGTGGGTCAGCCGGTGCGCCAGCTCACCGTGGTTGGTCAGCAGGATGACGCCCTCGGTCTCGGTGTCGAGCCGACCGACGTGGAACAGCCGCGTCTCGCGGTTGGTCACGTAGTCGCCGAGGCACTGCCGGCCCTCGTTGTCCTCCATCGTGGAGACGACGCCGGCCGGCTTGTTCAGCGAGAAGAACTGGTACGTCTGCGTGGCGACGGTCAGACCGTCGACCTTGACCTCGTCCTTCTCCGGGTCGACCCGCTTGCCCTGCTCCAGGACGATCTCGCCGTTGACCTCGACCCTGGCCTGCTCGATCAGCTCCTCGCAGGAGCGCCGGGAGCCGTAGCCCGCGCGCGCGAGGACCTTCTGCAGCCGCTCGCCCTCCTGCTCGGCGCCCGGGAAGGTCTTGGGCGTCTTGACGTCCTTCTTGCCCGCGTACCGCTCGCGGTTGCGCTCCTCGGCCCGCGCCTCGTACTCCCGCGAGGTCGCCGGGACCCAACGGCCGCGCCCGGTGCCCTGCCCCTGCTTGGGGCCGCCCTTGGCGCCGCCGCGCGCGGACGCGCCGCGCCCCGACTTCGGGCCCTCGTGGGTGCCGCCGGGACCCACGTCGTAGCGGCGCTCCTCCGGGCGCGGGTTCTTCGGCCTGGCGCCCTGCTGGTCGTCGCGGGCGTTCCCGGCGCCGCGGTGATCACCGCGGCCGCCGCCACTTCCGCCGCGACCACCGCCGCTGCTCCCGCCGCGACCGCCGCCGCTCCCGCCGCGGCCGCCGCTGTTGCCACCACGGCTCCCGCCGTTGTTTCCGCTGCTGTTCCTGCCGCTGCTGCTTCGCATCAAAGTTCCGTCTTGTCGTCTGCGTCCTCGGAATCCGGAGCGTCCGGATCGAACGACGGCACGCCCTCCTGGGTCTCGGCCTCGATCGCCTCCGCCTCAGGCAGGAAGGGCGCGAGTTCCGGGAGCTCGTCCAGGCCGCGCAGGCCCATCCGCTCCAGAAAGTAGTTCGTCGTCACGTACAGGATCGCACCTGTTTCGGGTTCCGCGCCCGCCTCCTCCACCAGACCGCGCTGGAGCAGGGTGCGCATCACACCGTCACAGTTCACTCCGCGCACCGCGGAGACCCTGCTGCGGCTGACCGGCTGGCGGTAGGCGACGACCGCCAGGGTCTCCAGCGCCGCCTGGGTGAGCCGGGCCTGCTGGCCGTCCAGGACGAACCCCTCGACGGCCGCCGCGAACTCCGGCCGGGTGTAGAACCGCCAGCCGCCCGCGACGAGCCGGAGCTCGAATCCGCGCCCCTGCACGGTGTACTCGTCGGCCAGCTCGCGCAGCGCGTCCGCTACGCTGCGCCGTGGCCGCTGGAGGATCTTCGCGAGATGCTCCTCGGTCGCGGGCTCGTCGACGACCATCAGGACGGCCTCGAGAGCCGGCTTGAGATCCAGTGCGGCGACGGTCTCCTCGCTCACGTCTTCGTCTCCTTCCCGGGCTCCTCGGGAGGCCGGTCGAACTCGTCGGTGACCCTGGGCTGCGCTTCCCCGTCCCCGCCGGTCCAGCGCACCAGAAGCTCACCGAGCGCGGTCTCCTGGTCGAGGGCGACGGCCTTCTCCCGGTACAGCTCCAGCAGCGCGAGAAAACGGGCGACGACGGTGAGGGTGTCGTCGGTGTCCGCCACCAGCGCCCGGAAGCTGGCCTCGCCGAGCTCACGCAGCCGTGCGACGACGATCCCGGCCTGCTCCTGCACGCTCACCAGCGGCGCGTGGATGTGGTCGACGTACACCTGCGGCTTGGCCCTCGGCTGCATCGCCTTGACGGCGAGTCTCGCGAACCCTTCCGCGCCGATGCTGATGACCACCTCGGGCAGCAGCTCGGCGTGATGCGGTTCCAGTCCGACGGTGCGGGGGTAGCGGCGGCCCTCGCTCTCCAGCCGGTGCGTGAAGATGTCGGCGATCTGCTTGTAGGCGCGGTACTGCAGCAGACGGGCGAAGAGCAGGTCCCGGGCCTCCAGCAGCGCCAGGTCGGCCTCGTCCTCGACCTCGGCGGCGGGCAGCAGCCGCGCCGCCTTCAGATCGAGCAGGGTGGCGGCGACGACCAGGAACTCGGTCGTCTGGTCCAGGTCCCAGTCGGGGCCCATCGCCCTGATGTGCGCCATGAACTCGTCGGTGACCTTCGACAGCGCGACCTCGGTGACGTCCAGCTTGTGCTTGGAGATCAGCTGGAGCAACAGGTCGAAGGGCCCCTCGAAGTTGGCGAGCCGGACCTTGAAGACACCGTCGGGCACCCCCTCCACAACGGCCACGGAACTCCCGGGAACAGCTCCCGGAGCAGCGGTTTCGGCGGCAGCGGCGCCAGGAACAGCCCCCCGCGGGGCGGCGGCTCGTGAAGCGGCGGTTCCCGGGGCGGCGGCTCCCGAGGCAGGGGTGCCTGAAACGGCAGTCCCCGGGACAGCGGGTCCTGGGGCGGTGGCTCCTTGGGCAACCGGTTCCGCGCCTTTTTCCGGATCCCGGACGAGCGCATGCGGGGAAACCGCTTCCCGGCCCGTTTCCGGTTCCGGCGTGGAGGGGGCTGCTGCAACCGGTTGCCCGCCCGTTTCCGGCTCCCCGGCGACGGGTTCCGCGGCAACCGGTCCCGGGCTCGCCGCCGTGGTGACCGGCTCCGGAACCGTTTCCGCTGCGGCCGGATCCGTCACGGCGGGCTCGGGCCCGGGCTCCGGACCGGCGGATGCCGTGCCCGGTCCCCGCCCCAGCGCTCGCCGACGGCCGGCTGCTGCGCCGGGGCCGGGGACGGAGGCGTTGTTCGAGGTCATGGCCTCCGCAGGCTACCGCTACCGCCCGCGAAGTCGTCGTACGAGAATGCTGGCGTCCCCGCGGCTCTCCAGGTCGGCGAGGACCACGGCGACCGCCTCGCGGACGATGCGCCCCCGGTCCACGGCCAGCCCGTGCTCTCCCCGGAGCACCAGACGGGCGTGCTCCAGATCCATGAGCTCCTCGGCGGAGACGTAGACGGTGATCTTCTCGTCGTGCCGCTCGCGGCCACTGGGCCGGCGGGAGGCCTGCCGTCCGCGCTTGCGCGGCTGGTCGTCGGCGGAGGC contains these protein-coding regions:
- a CDS encoding segregation and condensation protein A; translation: MTSNNASVPGPGAAAGRRRALGRGPGTASAGPEPGPEPAVTDPAAAETVPEPVTTAASPGPVAAEPVAGEPETGGQPVAAAPSTPEPETGREAVSPHALVRDPEKGAEPVAQGATAPGPAVPGTAVSGTPASGAAAPGTAASRAAAPRGAVPGAAAAETAAPGAVPGSSVAVVEGVPDGVFKVRLANFEGPFDLLLQLISKHKLDVTEVALSKVTDEFMAHIRAMGPDWDLDQTTEFLVVAATLLDLKAARLLPAAEVEDEADLALLEARDLLFARLLQYRAYKQIADIFTHRLESEGRRYPRTVGLEPHHAELLPEVVISIGAEGFARLAVKAMQPRAKPQVYVDHIHAPLVSVQEQAGIVVARLRELGEASFRALVADTDDTLTVVARFLALLELYREKAVALDQETALGELLVRWTGGDGEAQPRVTDEFDRPPEEPGKETKT
- a CDS encoding pseudouridine synthase translates to MRSSSGRNSSGNNGGSRGGNSGGRGGSGGGRGGSSGGGRGGSGGGRGDHRGAGNARDDQQGARPKNPRPEERRYDVGPGGTHEGPKSGRGASARGGAKGGPKQGQGTGRGRWVPATSREYEARAEERNRERYAGKKDVKTPKTFPGAEQEGERLQKVLARAGYGSRRSCEELIEQARVEVNGEIVLEQGKRVDPEKDEVKVDGLTVATQTYQFFSLNKPAGVVSTMEDNEGRQCLGDYVTNRETRLFHVGRLDTETEGVILLTNHGELAHRLTHPKYGVKKVYLAHIVGPIPRDLGKKLKDGIQLEDGYAKADHFRVVEQTGKNYLVEVTLHEGRKHIVRRMLAEAGFPVDKLVRVAFGPITLGDQKSGWLRRLSNTEVGMLMQEVDL
- the scpB gene encoding SMC-Scp complex subunit ScpB; the encoded protein is MVVDEPATEEHLAKILQRPRRSVADALRELADEYTVQGRGFELRLVAGGWRFYTRPEFAAAVEGFVLDGQQARLTQAALETLAVVAYRQPVSRSRVSAVRGVNCDGVMRTLLQRGLVEEAGAEPETGAILYVTTNYFLERMGLRGLDELPELAPFLPEAEAIEAETQEGVPSFDPDAPDSEDADDKTEL
- a CDS encoding NUDIX hydrolase; protein product: MRGHDEDATNGDADDRDAGDRRAYDKHAYEPFAVTVDLAVLTLRAGALHVLLVERGQEPYAGRWALPGGFVLPDESAETAARRELAEETGLKDVSGLHLEQLRTYSEPGRDPRMRVVSVAFAALLPHAPEPTGGGDAAQARWQPYDDARPLAFDHDRILADAHDRVGAKFEYTCLATAFCPPEFTLGELQQVYETVWGTGLDRPNFRRKVLATPGFVEPVPGGVRLTGGRGKPAALYRAGSATALHPPLLRPPREGRSA